ATCCTTCTGCCATCCCCTTCTGTAACCCTTGTTCAATTCCCTGCTGAATGCCCTGCTGAATTCCCTCATGAATCAAATCTTCCCTTATCTTTCGCAGATTCTGGAAGAGCGGCATAATATTTTCACCTCCATATGCTATCATATCAAACTTGCTTTTTGCCTCTTCAATCTCCTCTTTGTCAAGCTCGAGACTTGTCAAGAATTTTGTGTTTCCATTTCATAGCGTATATTGTAGAGCTGTAATATATTGTAACTACATTTTTTAAGAATAGGTACTCCGTTTTTCCACTTGCCCCGACGCAAGTTTTCTCTTTGTAAATATATGTTTATCTCTAAAACTTCTACAGATTGAAAATAACCACCGGAGTTTATTCTTATCTTTTCAATCATACTGTTTACGCTTTCTACAGCATTAGTAGTATAAATGTACTTTCTTAAATCTTCAGGATACCTCATATGTGCAAGATAGAACTCTGCTTTTTCGCAAATACCTTTTATGAATCGAGGATATTTTGAGGAGTATTGCTCACAAAGAAGTTTGAACTTTGAAATAGCTTCGTCAAAATCAGCAGAGGAAGTTCTTAGTTTATCAAGCTCTTTGTTGAAAACGGAAGCATCATCTTTTGCCATATGTTTTCTGACATTGCGTTGAAGGTGAACAAAACATAGTTGATGGTCGGCAAGGGGATAAGCGAGTCTAACAGCATCGATAATGCCTGGAAAATCATCGCTTACAACTATTAAGACTTTTTTAAGACCTCTTGTAATTAAGTCGTCAAAGACTCTCATCCAATCGGCTTTGTTTTCTTTGCCGAAGAAAGTGTAGATACCGAAGATATCTTTTTTGCCTTCTAAATCAATGCCAAGCACGACATAGCAAGTAGCTTGTTTAACTTTTGAGTTATCTTTAATTTCGCAATGGTAACCGTCAATGATAAGAGCAAAAGCACTTTCAGGAAGTTCTCTTTGTTTGAAAAGTTGAAGCTCGTTTTTAAGATCGTTTTTGATTTTTTCGATTTCGTCTTCAGAATAAGGCAGATTCATGCTTTTAAGAGTTTGGACAAGAGAACTTTCTGAGTAACCATTGGCGACTAAAGACATGAGCAGGTCAGTGTATGAGCTGTCAACCCTTTTGTAGCGGTCAGGGAGAATGGAAGGTCGAAAGTTACCAGAGCGTGTGCGAGGAACAGAAATTTCAAGGCTGCCAACAGGTGTTGCAAGTTTTCTGCCGTAAAAACCATTGCCTTTATCGTTTTCGTTTTTAGCAAGGTAAACAGTTCTTTCTGATAACATAAAGCAATCGAGCAAGTTTTCCAAAAGCTGTTTTAAAGCTGGGCGAGTAGGATCATCTTTGGAGCAATACATATTTAATACTTGCTCGATAGCCATATTTTTAGCGGTTTCAAAAATTTCATTTTTCTCCATAATCGTGAGCCCCCCTTTGGTGATTATTTCAACACTAATTATACAGTGGACACAATTTTATTTTAACTCCCTCAAGCTCTCTCAGCGCTGCTGGCAAACACACCTTCACAATATCTACTTCATTCTCTTTTGCATCCTCCAAATACTCCCATAGACTTGAAAATATCTTCTCTAACTCTTCATAACTTCTTACCCTGTTTAGCTTCAATATAAGACTCAGTACATCCTTGTACTTGAGTAAACTCTCCTCAGCTTTTCCAAGGTCAATCAAGATGTATTCAAAATCAATTATATACTTCCCAAACTCTTCAAATCCTAAAATCTTTTCTTTAAAACTTGTAGGTACTGTCCATGTATCTTCTCCATCATAAAACACTATTGGTACCACCGCTGGAAGCAAAAAGGTTTTTCTCTTGAGAGTGCTCTTGTCAAACTGTTTAACATAATCCCTGTAAAGGTCGGTTATGTAGAACAAAAGTCTTATTGGTATCGAATGGTCGACTGTTGACTGGTGTTCAAACAGGATGTAAAAAAGAAGCTCAGAGTCTTTCAAATTGACTTTGTAAACAAGATCACTTTCCTGTTCAGAGAAATCTGGCAGAACATAGCTTTTGTCAATTCTTTCAAGGCTGTCTTCTGTGATGTTTTGGAATATTTGCAAAAAGTC
This Caldicellulosiruptor changbaiensis DNA region includes the following protein-coding sequences:
- a CDS encoding IS256-like element ISCsa2 family transposase; this encodes MEKNEIFETAKNMAIEQVLNMYCSKDDPTRPALKQLLENLLDCFMLSERTVYLAKNENDKGNGFYGRKLATPVGSLEISVPRTRSGNFRPSILPDRYKRVDSSYTDLLMSLVANGYSESSLVQTLKSMNLPYSEDEIEKIKNDLKNELQLFKQRELPESAFALIIDGYHCEIKDNSKVKQATCYVVLGIDLEGKKDIFGIYTFFGKENKADWMRVFDDLITRGLKKVLIVVSDDFPGIIDAVRLAYPLADHQLCFVHLQRNVRKHMAKDDASVFNKELDKLRTSSADFDEAISKFKLLCEQYSSKYPRFIKGICEKAEFYLAHMRYPEDLRKYIYTTNAVESVNSMIEKIRINSGGYFQSVEVLEINIYLQRENLRRGKWKNGVPILKKCSYNILQLYNIRYEMETQNS
- a CDS encoding Rpn family recombination-promoting nuclease/putative transposase; the encoded protein is MENQLPHSIYDLEYKYIFSNKSLFLRLLKRLDFLQIFQNITEDSLERIDKSYVLPDFSEQESDLVYKVNLKDSELLFYILFEHQSTVDHSIPIRLLFYITDLYRDYVKQFDKSTLKRKTFLLPAVVPIVFYDGEDTWTVPTSFKEKILGFEEFGKYIIDFEYILIDLGKAEESLLKYKDVLSLILKLNRVRSYEELEKIFSSLWEYLEDAKENEVDIVKVCLPAALRELEGVKIKLCPLYN
- a CDS encoding RpnC/YadD family protein, which codes for MTSLELDKEEIEEAKSKFDMIAYGGENIMPLFQNLRKIREDLIHEGIQQGIQQGIEQGLQKGMAEGFLKGIEKQRIETAEKMIAKGYSDDEIEELTGLSREKIKELRAKYKN